Within Planococcus citri chromosome 2, ihPlaCitr1.1, whole genome shotgun sequence, the genomic segment tagcAGTTCAAGTTAGGTACATTTCTGTGAATGTAGAACTACACGCTGTTGCGTCAAATAAATAGAGCGgccaaatagcggttttaaaaaggaaaaaattggcacatgaattttttcttcgggaatgtgttcagatggaccctctgaactataaaaaaaaaccaaccctCCTTCCATTGAAGTTAATTTTATTAGGGAGCTAAAACCGGTTctgattcacgttttttgcgatttactccgcaAATATCATTTTTACGAAACAAACTTACAAAACTAAAAACGtcccccttcaaattctcgataatttgatactacagtcgatacccatccctcaagggggggtttctaaaaaaaatggtggaaagaataggtgtttcaaaaaattccagtacAATGAATTAATCAAAGTTACCATTTAATTCATCccatttcgctcaatttttttttgcaaggtCTATTCACCCAACAACTAATtaaaccaccattgattggtcttcaaccctcccagCAGATTGTTGGGGGTgcggtcaaaattttgaaaaatcgtgaaaaatcgagtgatatattgaatggtatgtttttaaggtcgctgagtacgaatatcatcatcatcatcatcaacaacattttattacttttcttAATGATTACTATCTAAAGTTATTTCTAAACTGAATTAACATTTTGAGTCCAACCCctcaatgtccctctgtgccccaaaaaagggcaaaactttgaaaaatcgtgaaaagtaaAGTAATACATATATTGAATAGTAGATATGTTATCGAGGtcactgaatacgaatataaactcattttttgggCCTAATCCCGCAAAGCTCCcgactgccccaaaaaagggccaaaattttgaaaaattgtgaaaagtcgtgTAATATATTGAATATTATGTTTTCGAGCACACTGAACTCGAATATGAACTTTATTTCCGCTTAAGATTCCTCAATCCCCTACGTCCTcataaataggataaaattttgaaaagtcgctgaAAATCGTGTAGTATAATATCAAATAGTAGGCATGTTTTCAAGATAGCTGAACACGGATTTTTTGAATCCGAAGCGCAATGGTTCTTTGCCCCAAAAAAGTTGACGACAAAACGTGGTGTGATCTTTTTCTCAAAAGATTCACACCATTATttagaaacaattttgaaaatttcatctcaaaaacgCTGATTGGAGTTATTtgtggggggaggagggggagagATAGAGGTATTGTCAAAGATAGGATCgctattcaaaaagtttgaacgctCATTTTTCGCAAAGAACCTaccagtttttgaatttttttcttttattagaaaataaaatgaaactaggatttttactacatattttgtCAAGTGTCATCGAAATAAAATGTATGCACTACCATCAAaatgatttctatttttaaatgttgcctacgtaattatttttttatgtaaacaTAATTTTCTTAATAAAACTTCATCTCCTttccgaaaaataaaaaataaaacaaaaaccttAAAACCTGCTAAAAGGTAAGTACTCATCACATCACTTACTAATCAAGAAATCACTTGGGAACAAACTCAAGTCTTTCATAGAAAGGaacgaaaaaacttcaaattgggtaattcaaattttcaaaaatcaattatttatctttttttttttgctggaaatactcataaattgatgaaatatttcaaaataacatCTCGGAAAACATACCTACCATTCAATATATCGTTcaactttcacaatttttcaacatttttctatcaCCTTAAAccgttctcgaaaaatttcaaagatcgTTTAAATGCGTTCAAAttgacttttagaaaatttgattaaataatgaatattaaaaagttcatcaaaattcGACACTTGAACAGATCTTTAGCAGCAAAAAATAAAGAtcaaggagtttttttttgcatgcttCCCCCAGAACTTCAATAAAAGCCAGAGAGTTCGAAAAGTTACCTTGTTAcctaaatataaaattttctacaaaccCTCATTAGtggatgattttaattttaattccaaCAGCGAGGATTTCCGTTGCAATGATGGACACTACGTAGCAAGGATATTTGTTTGCGATGGAATACCAGACTGTGATGATAACTCGGATGAGACGCGCGATCAGTGTAGGAATATATCGTTagtatgaaaattaattaagcTTTTTATTGAGATTGAAATATTATTGGTGGCATAAGGATGTACATAAATTATTATCAGGTCTGCATTCAAAAAAGTTCTCCTGGAAACATGAGTTATTGGCCACTGTTTCcggttttttgaatttagcaGTAATGGTAAAGAAATTAATGGAGCTATACCCCTTGATTTATGAATTTCTGCATTAATATTAATTCAATAACTTTATTGAATCTGGGCTTTGAAAAAATGCGTAGGTACCATACTTTGCATGTGcccaaattattcaatttaaaataatgtttttcttcattttaagaTGCAACGGTCAAACCTTTCAGTGCGGATACGGAGCTTGCATTAGTAAGGAATACTTATGCGATGGCCTTAAACAGTGCATCGATGGATCCGATGAAACACCACAAGCATGTAATACGACTCATATTCGCAAACGAGcagctaggtaggtattaaataaGGCTAAACAATGTTTTCACCATCCACACATAGACATTTCATGATAAGACGATGACTGAAAACTGATTTCATTGgaaaactacaaatttttctcACACAGTGATTCGTGCCCTGAACCTCCGCCATCTCTCGATAAAGTTATAACTTTCAATTGTGACAGAACCTCATCAAAATCTTGTGGTACCAAAAACGGGTATGTTCCCGAATTGACTGTCGCCGCGAGCAAGTGTAAGCCGAATTATTATCCAGAAAAAGAATCTTCACCGTCTTTTTGCTACAATAACAAGTGGCAGCCACCATTTGACAGGTGTTTCAGTAAGTAAAATATCCCCGATTCCCCGCATATGACAGACTTTAAATTAAGTAATCATAAACAATACAGTGAGCTGCTCTGGCTTTTGAAAGCTTCAGCTTCAACCACTATTACGAGTACATTATGCATATTGGTTTCGGTCTGAGaactaaattttatttaatcattttacAGAATTCACATTACTtccgggtcattccatgccaaatcggcggatttttgcacgaggggtcttcgatttttttcaaaatcagatcatttgtagaggtcatcaaacgatgacgaatgacgcaaaccggacattttttcgattttttttgacggagctgtggcgcttcaaagttctccaaaatggccgaaaatggaaaatttcagttgcaaattgctccggttgtacgtggtatagaattttgaactttttttcaaattgtagtactttgagagggtaatcgacgagtgatgtcaaaatcagtgttgccactttcaaaaacctaaaaaaatcgttttaaaacttataatttaaatataaccacgatctcggcgagtaaaaattctgaaaaaatcctcacttattagtcctttttatgtagaataacatatcaaaaaattagactggcacctttcttcattttcgagaaaaaaaaattacaagttttacaattgctgcaaaggtaccatccgaaacctaaaaaatgaaaatttttgcatttttgaaatattttaccaatgtgtagacgataatgtgaaaataatccccctccccccaatttgttgacaaattgacgaaaaatgcattaatttcactcttgaaataaaaatttatagcacgaaaaatgtcaattcgttgacaaatggggggagggggatttttttcacattatcgtctacacattggtaaaatatttcaaaaatgcaaaaattttcattttttaggtttcggatggtacctttgcagcaattgtaaaacttgtaatttttttttctcgaaaatgaagaaaggtgccagtctaattttttgatatgttattctacataaaaaggactaataactgagaattttttcagaatttttactcgccgagatcgtggttatatttaaattataagttttaaaatcgattttttcaggtttttgaaagtgacaacactgattttgacatcactcgtcgattaccctctcaaagtactacaatttgaaaaaaagttcaaaattctataccacgtacaaccggagcaatttgcaactgaaattttccattttcggccattttggagaactttgaagcgccacagctccgtcaaaaaaaatcgaaaaaatgtccggtttgcgtcattcgtcatcgtttgatgacctctacaaatgatctgattttgaaaaaaatcgaacacccctcgtgcaaaaatccgccgatttggcatggaatgaccctctatattacgaaattttaaatcagttttgaaaatccaCATTGCTTCcaattacaaaatatgaaattgtttttcagGGTTCCCATTCTCTCCGgattacgaaatttcaattcaatttttagaattcttaTCGTCTCCGAACTCCAAAGtacaacatttttaataaattatcagaattcacattgcccaaaaattgaaaaattgtaaatcattTTCCAGAATTCTCATTTCcaccaaattatgaaatttttgatcagtTTTCGGAATCCACTTAGCCACTAAATGACAGACATTTAAATTACTTTCCTGAATTCCCTTtccttcaaattacaaaatttcaaataaattttcaagttcacattgtacacaaattacaaaattttgattcagtgttcagaattttcattccctgaaaaatcgtgaatttttaaattaaattacaagATTTGCATTGctaaaagttatgaaattttcacttaATTTTCGGTACTCACATTACCTTTAAAGTAGGTAcaacattttaaataattttcagaacGTAAGTTCCCTCCAAAATATGCCTTTTTGAATCAGCTTTCGGAATTTTCATTGTTTCTCAATTATGCACAAattgtttttcagaatttgcatgtgttcaaaatgacaaaattttagattaatttGTGTTTGCCTTGCCTATAAAATGTGAGATTtcaaattgtggttttttttcagagtttgcATGGTCTTCAAatcagatttgaaattttaaatcaattttcagaactctTATCGCCTCTAAATCACAAATTGTTTTTCAGAGTTCGCATTGTTCTtgaatcacaaaatttcacatcaatttcCAGAATTCCACATCACCTTCAAATTAAGATATTGTACATTCCGCATACtctttaaattatgaaatttgaaatgataaattttcggAATTCGCATTACCCTTAAACGAAAAGTGTTTAAATAATTTTCCTCGAGAAACCTCAGAGCGTTAATAATTCTCACATTTATGTCAAATAAGTACGTAAAACGAGTGGTTGACTAGTTTAAGGGAAAGTTCAGGtacataaataatgaaattactTCTCTCACCTCAGACCAAGACCAATAATGTGTTAACCACACTAAAAATAAGTCAATCGATCTACATTTCCCGTACCCGTATAGTAACCATAAGTAACGTATTTTCATAGAGAAATGCGAAAAACTGAATCCGGTGAATATTGATATGAAATGCAATCGCAAAGGTGTGAATATTCCATGTGAAGAAAATTCTCTGCTAGCAGGGAGTAAAATTCGCCCAGTCTGCAAAGAATTGCACAAATACGGCGATTTCGTTCCTGATTACAGAGAAATTACATGCAAAGAGAATGGAAAATGGGATAAGACATTGTTCTCTTGCATTCCTGGTAAGTGTACAGGTGCATAATTTGTTCACTGAATCAATAATCTCTAATGAATACTGTTTGCCAAAGTCATCGAGTTAGAGCATCATAGAAGCAGTCCCTCACTTCATTTACGTATACGGGAACCTTCACAACCCATCAATTTCGATTTTAGCTGAACTATGACTCACGGAAAGAGCACGTCCTGTAAACCTCACAACGAAATTTTCTACTGCAGAAGTTGATTAACGCCTTGTGGAGTGATTTAAAATTGCaggagaaaaatcaacttttgctggaggctccaggttGGCTAGAAAATGGTAGAATGTAGGATCAATTCGttggggggaggaggagggaggtCAATTCTAATACGTATGCAAACCTATTTCAAGGTTCTCATCTCTATTTATTTACTCTTTCTGTGAAAAACTGATACACCAATACAATATTTCTGCTACTTccaaaattcgttaaaaaacgaaaactcaacttcaaaaacttaaaatttggttcaaatgtCCCAAAAGACGTGTTCTTTCAATGCGCCACTGACCAATCTAATTTCGAGGGGAAGGGTGTGAAAATTCCCTTGTTCGGAATGGATATTATTTCAAATAAGAATTTCACTTGCAGAATGTGGTCGACCATACACGAATCCCAAGAAATTAATTCAAGGCGGAGTGGAAGAAAGTATAAGCGAATCGCCTTGGCACGTTGCAATCTATAATGCAAAGAAAGTTCTCATTTGCGGTGGCACGATCATAAGTCCACACATAGTTTTATCCGGTAAGTGAGTCGGGTACCTACGAAAAATTTATGCAATATAATTAGAATGTCCACAAACATATACGGAGTGAAAGCATTCATTTACTGGCTCatctaaaaatacactttttgcattgaaaattccaaaactatCAAGGCTGAAAAAATAAGCTCATACAATGAGAAAAGGTTGATCCATTTCAGAAATACTTTTCAGCTGCACACTGTTTCGAAAACGATAACAAACCCACCACAAACATCTCCAATTATGAAGTGGTTGCCAGTAAAGTCAGCCGAAATTATTCCATAATAGATAATCGCAATCAAAAAGTCTTCAAGGTGAGATATAAGTATCTGCAAAGAGATATGTACTACAATTCCGTCAGATAACTAATTTACGTAtacaagtactcgtacatatcatTGGATAGTAGCATAATATTATTTTGACCACACAAGCATGTGCAGATTTATTTCCAAATTTCTCATACATACGtaataaaatatataatttCAGATCAAAGAAACACGATTTGCAGGAAAAGGTTATTTCGGAAACACAAATTACAACACAGCCGATATCGTCGCacttattttgaaagaaaaactcgaTATAAGTGCGACAGTTTTGCCAGCATGCATCGATTGGGCAGGCAGCGGTACAATAACGCATCCTGAAGAAAATACCCTGGGAAAAGTAATCGTCCATCATTAGTTTTTCTCTTGTAACCAGTAGCTCGTTGCTTTATGGAAGatatctttattttgaaattcaggtCTCAGGATGGGGCAGGATCGAATACGAAGGGAAGTACAGTGAAAACTTAACGACTGTCAATTTACCATTCATTAGTCGGCAACGTTGCTATAACATCGTGCGACATGATTTTAAACCATTTATAACATTAGATAAATTCTGCGCTGGCAAAGAAGGTGGTAAGTTTGATTTATGATACTAAGTACAACAAATACCCATAAAAAAGACAAACTACTCGATCGacttcattgaaaattataattttcaaggcGCTGGTGTACTGCAGGGAGATAGCGGAGGAGGTTTTTTACTTCGaaatggtccattttactaTCTTCGCGGTATTGTTAGCTTGAAGCAAGCCTCAAACAGTTCTATAGCAGCGTTTACAGATTTGACAGATCATATCGATTGGATTCTAAAGCTGCAAGATGAAGTTAACAATATAATGAGTGAACcttcaaaaagaaattcattGGGTGAGTTGTAATAATCAGGAAAATACGTAGTTTAGGTATCTAAGGCtgtatcgcgaaaaaaaaaatatcgaaaggGTTTCGACCGAATTCGGCGGAaatctttattttgagttgaaaattactgagaAAATGTTACCTCCGAAAGTGTCCCTGAAGGGGAGACATGGGTTCTCAAAAGggagacattttcgaaaaaatcgtaaatttttcgctCCAACCCTGTCCAACTTGCTGtcggaaaaatggcccagttccaaaagatagtaggtacctacttgagattctgcatcaacCTTAGTGATACGCCACCAAAATCCGAGACCTTTTTTAGAGTTCTATTTAGCggatgaaaatttgcaaatcgcatatttttaaatgaattcgtgttttgtgtatttttctctcaaatatttcgtatcaaattaagccaaaacatcgaaagatgaTCATTTCGGAAACTGGGGAATTATTTCGAAATGCaatggtgtaaattttttggttattattacaaattttcaaaaaaccgaaaacattttgcaagttttttgagtgttttttttttttgattttttgaaattcgtaatGTATATACATATATAATCGAAAGAATAGCATTTCATATCATTTCTCattctcaagtttcaaaaatggtatcTTTCGATGTTTCAGTTTAAATAATGTGagatatttgagaagaaaaaattttcaaacaacaaGTTCACTCGTTCAGCTTCAAACATTCTCTTTTAGAACAGGGCCGATCCTTTCAAAGCAGGCGGAGAGGCTGAAGCGAAAAAACcgtgatttttagaaaatgcctCATTTTTGAGATTCCATGTCTCGTTGCCAGGTGAACCTCCGGaagtaaaatattttctgagcgactttcaactaaaattcaaggtctccactgaattttgttgaaaattatttacgaGTATTATATGTTTTAGAAACGTTAGGAGAACGTATTTGCAAGGATTACGATGTCAATAATTGTACGAAGATTGAAGACTGTTTAATGGCTGATCATCTTATTATCAccaaaaaagcaatattttgtgGTTACAATGTTGATGATACGGAAAAAATATGCTGTTCACTGCCAAACTCTACACAATCGTTTTCATCGTcagaggtaaaattttttgctatCAATGGTCCCATCAGGAGGAACCTTTTTGATGTTACTTTCAGTCAGCATACGATGCTGCATTTACATCTATCTATATCAAGGAAAGAAAGTTCccagctcaaaaattgaaatattgaataaaataaaactcatcAAAAGTTATTATTCGTGGGGAGAGGGGAGTTGCATCCGGAACGATTGAATGGAATGTTCAGTTGACACCAACACGATTCTTTTCTTTCTCACCACACCGACATCGAAATATATTCGAAGTCTGGATCGGATCTGCActctggacttggaaaaaaaattatgacgaaGTTGAGGTTGATGGAAATGATTATAATTAGATACCTGAGTTCGGTTTCATGGAATCTTATTCATTTGCCAAAATACTGAATTTGTGCATTCTTGTACTGAtgggtttaaaaaataatccatcTTTGCTGGCATGATCAGATTCACTGTACCTATTTTACCTATGTAgctttgttcggttcaaaaacttttttgctCATAGAAAATACCCGCTTTGTAATATAAACTAAGTAGGTGCCTAAGGTTGTTTAATTCTGAACaaagtaaattattatttataattcagtggtacctagacctatacaTTTGTACTGCTTTTGGACTTCCACTAGATATAAAAGGTGTAGACTTCATCAACTTATGTTCCATTTTTAGCCACGTACTAAATAATTGGTGAAATTAAACTAAATAATTTCTGTTTACCCACAGCCAGAAAACCAGACGGAATCAAATTCTAAAGCTAACGACTCCAAAAGTTCACAAGTCTCTACATCAGCAAATCAAACAATACGACAGGTAGCTTTTgcggttttc encodes:
- the LOC135838203 gene encoding modular serine protease-like, with translation MFFFILRCNGQTFQCGYGACISKEYLCDGLKQCIDGSDETPQACNTTHIRKRAASDSCPEPPPSLDKVITFNCDRTSSKSCGTKNGYVPELTVAASKCKPNYYPEKESSPSFCYNNKWQPPFDRCFKKCEKLNPVNIDMKCNRKGVNIPCEENSLLAGSKIRPVCKELHKYGDFVPDYREITCKENGKWDKTLFSCIPECGRPYTNPKKLIQGGVEESISESPWHVAIYNAKKVLICGGTIISPHIVLSGKGYFGNTNYNTADIVALILKEKLDISATVLPACIDWAGSGTITHPEENTLGKVSGWGRIEYEGKYSENLTTVNLPFISRQRCYNIVRHDFKPFITLDKFCAGKEGGAGVLQGDSGGGFLLRNGPFYYLRGIVSLKQASNSSIAAFTDLTDHIDWILKLQDEVNNIMSEPSKRNSLETLGERICKDYDVNNCTKIEDCLMADHLIITKKAIFCGYNVDDTEKICCSLPNSTQSFSSSEPENQTESNSKANDSKSSQVSTSANQTIRQHNITRMDKYASYLDSFCAQPNSSNTYANFVVAPLNVARILDAISLGCTNKTAAELSTLQNVLLNENTRKNYG